Within the Salvia hispanica cultivar TCC Black 2014 chromosome 4, UniMelb_Shisp_WGS_1.0, whole genome shotgun sequence genome, the region TTTTCATTACATTTGACAGAGACGGGATGGTGATCCACTTCGGGTGTATATGGATCTTGAAGCCGGTAGGAAGAGGTCGGGCAATGAGGATATCTTTATTAGTTATCATGCTAGAGATAACGTCCAGTCAACTTATGCTGGGGCAGTTTTTCATAACAATCGAAATTATCAATTATCTTCTGATAAGAACAATGTAAGTGTTTCAcacatttcattccattttatTCACATGTCGCTTGTACCTTTCGCACTTTTGCTTAATCTTGAGTTTGCCTTATCTCAATCTAATTGGGATTCTTGATTCTCAAGGACACACTTGTTTATTGGTCGTCGTCTCGCTGCTTACCTCAAAGGAATCAGCTTGCCAAAAAGATACTCAGCCTGTTACCCACCCACTCTTTTGGGAAGTGCCTGAACAACGTTGGAGGCCTCGACCAGGCACTCTCCTTCTACCCGGAGTGTGTGAAAGATCCCAACGAGAAACCCAAATGGTGGGATCATCTGCATTGTGCCATGTCCCACTACAAGTTTGTCCTTGCAATCGAGAACACCGTGACAGAGAGCTATGTGACGGAAAAACTCTTCTATGCTCTCGATTCTGGGGCTGTTCCCATATACTTTGGTGCCCCAAACGTCTGGGACTTCATACCTCCTCATTCCATAATAGACGGGACACAGTTCAGTTCCATCGAGCAGCTGGCTTCCTACGTAAAGTCCTTAGCTAATGATCCTGTTGCATATGCTGAGTATCACGCGTGGAGGAGATGTGGCATTGTAGGTAACTACGGAAAGACTCGTGCAGCTAGCCTCGACACGTTGCCGTGCAGACTGTGTGAACAAGTGAGCAAGATGAATGGGAGAGATGCAAAAGCTTTGTAGCAGCAGTTGTTCTAGTTGGaatatgttgatttttgttgtgattttgatCTGCTAGAATTTttagagtatatatataaccaTTGGAAATGAGATGTAGAAAGCATGAAGATTGACAAATCAATTTATACAGAAATCTTGCTTAGATTTTGAactctataataaaaaaagaccAAATCCGGACTGTTTTCATTTATTCAGGATTAAAGATTCAAAATGTAATGTTTTGAACCAAAATCATCCCATCGCACTAtgttaagagcatccgcagcggcgGGCGTCCCAGCGGACGTCTGACCGGTGTGCCGGACGTCCGCATTAGACGTGTGACTAGCGGACACGGACGTCGCTTGCGGACACCGGAGTTCCGCGGCTTTCTGACGACGTCCGTCGGGACGTCCGCAATTGCGGTGCCATGACGGACGTcctgatttttgatttttttaaaactctatatatacccgttcggctagcggcaaactatagaGATTCAAAGCATAACATGTACTTTGTTTGAATTGCTTTTTGGTTTGGGatggttttttttaaaatttaaatatgtatgttttttaaaataaaatcgttGCATTTTTTCCGTAAttgtgtcgaaattttaattctgtaaattgcatatttgtgaatttgtgattttttattattgtggatGTCGGCCGGGATGTCCGCCGTTATGCAGTGGGATATCCTCGGGACATCCTTGGGGATGTCCGCCATTATGCAGTGAGAtatccttatgacgtggcagtgcAGTGAGAGATACTTATGACATGGCAGAAGGTATTTTTTGAGAAGTACGTCGGGATGTCCCGGCTGAAATCCGCACCCCTGTGGATGCCCTAAGGACTacaaaatgaactaaaatgagCTTTAAGACTCACTGTCTTATAAATCGGGTCGGGTGCCGTCGGCCCGCTTGAAAGATCCGAATCAATTACGCATATCGTTAACACTTTCCCTGAGTTGCGTTCACGCGTAAAGCctttgctctc harbors:
- the LOC125218992 gene encoding alpha-(1,4)-fucosyltransferase-like, translated to MQLKAINTFAVTMMLTAAVIILFSTGFLEFPAADSAVPSPKDSIFYSLSKSDSPEPFRDLFGAFKKWDSEVGCAQFRETHRDLLVNGSKMSSLQNAEGGIECGELQMKHVSVLVKGWTWVPDNMDNLYSCRCGLSCLWTKSSLLADKPDALLFETTTPPILRRDGDPLRVYMDLEAGRKRSGNEDIFISYHARDNVQSTYAGAVFHNNRNYQLSSDKNNDTLVYWSSSRCLPQRNQLAKKILSLLPTHSFGKCLNNVGGLDQALSFYPECVKDPNEKPKWWDHLHCAMSHYKFVLAIENTVTESYVTEKLFYALDSGAVPIYFGAPNVWDFIPPHSIIDGTQFSSIEQLASYVKSLANDPVAYAEYHAWRRCGIVGNYGKTRAASLDTLPCRLCEQVSKMNGRDAKAL